The Medicago truncatula cultivar Jemalong A17 chromosome 4, MtrunA17r5.0-ANR, whole genome shotgun sequence genome includes a region encoding these proteins:
- the LOC11422027 gene encoding scarecrow-like protein 14: MDHTFGFMDKPFLQPDPNNATEEEEDSPLDEIDFSSTVLRYINQMLMEEDMDMKPCMFHDSLALQAAEKSFYEVIGQTYPSSSVQSPDDSFNSNFSSSNSVEVESYLSKFDVSEHNPSILKTHFPVDFVFQASSINGSSNSSSDFGVTGGGFRDGFPDSNLISKNESVLQFERGVEEANKFLPKVNPFIIDLESNPFVPSFRREVQVQEVVVERESDEREHFSAESRGRKNHERGDELGLQDERSNKQSAFYTDDDSELSELFDKVLLGTGCRKEEKANGSDMSVQQKEEANNSGGGKSRGKKQGNKKGVVDLRTMLVLCAQYVSSDDRANANELLRQIRQYSSPLGDGSQRLAHCFANALEARMAGTGTQIYTALYSKRNSAADMVKAYQMYISACPFKKLAIIFANHTILNLAKEVETLHIVDFGIRYGFQWPALIYRLSKRPGGPPKLRLTGIELPQPGFRPAERVQETGLRLARYCERFNVPFEFNAIAQKWETIKVEDLKIKKNELLVVNSVCRLKNLLDETVVLNSPRDAVLKLIRDTNPNIFIHTTVNGSYNAPFFATRFKEALFNYSTMFDVLDINVAREDQTRLMFEKEFWGREVMNIIACEGSQRVERPETYRKWQVRNTRAGFRHLPLDKHLINKLRCKLKDVYHSDFMLVEDGNCMLQGWKGRIIYASSCWVPA; this comes from the coding sequence ATGGATCACACCTTTGGATTTATGGACAAACCTTTTCTTCAACCTGATCCAAACAATGctacagaagaagaagaagattcacCTTTGGATGAAATTGATTTCTCTTCCACTGTTCTTCGTTACATAAACCAAATGCTTATGGAAGAAGACATGGATATGAAACCATGTATGTTTCATGATTCATTGGCTTTACAAGCTGCTGAAAAATCTTTCTATGAAGTCATTGGTCAGACTTACCCTTCTTCTTCTGTACAAAGCCCTGATGATAGTTTTAACAGTAATTTCAGTAGTAGTAATTCTGTTGAAGTTGAATCATATTTGAGTAAATTTGATGTTTCTGAGCATAATCCTTCTATATTGAAAACCCATTTTcctgttgattttgtttttcaagCTAGTTCAATCAATGGTAGTAGTAATAGCAGTAGCGATTTCGGTGTAACCGGTGGTGGATTTAGGGATGGATTTCCTGATTCAAATTTGATTAGTAAGAATGAGTCTGTATTGCAATTTGAGAGGGGTGTGGAGGAAGCTAATAAGTTTCTACCTAAAGTGAATCCATTTATTATTGATTTGGAGAGTAACCCTTTTGTTCCTTCTTTTAGAAGGGAGGTTCAGGTTCAGGAGGTAGTGGTTGAGAGGGAGAGCGATGAAAGGGAACATTTTTCAGCTGAGTCGAGGGGGAGGAAGAATCATGAGCGGGGAGATGAATTGGGTTTACAAGATGAGAGAAGTAACAAGCAGTCAGCTTTTTATACTGATGATGACAGTGAGCTATCCGAGCTGTTTGATAAGGTGCTGCTTGGAACGGGGTGCAGAAAGGAAGAAAAGGCTAATGGGTCGGATATGAGTGTGCAGCAGAAAGAAGAAGCAAATAATTCTGGTGGTGGAAAAAGCCGTGGTAAGAAACAAGGCAACAAGAAGGGTGTTGTGGATTTGAGGACAATGTTGGTTCTGTGTGCTCAATATGTTTCTTCTGATGATCGTGCAAATGCTAATGAGTTATTGAGGCAGATAAGGCAGTATTCTTCTCCACTGGGTGATGGATCTCAGAGGCTGGCACATTGTTTTGCGAATGCTCTTGAAGCACGCATGGCTGGCACTGGAACTCAGATTTATACTGCTTTATACTCCAAAAGAAACTCTGCTGCCGACATGGTGAAAGCGTACCAAATGTATATTTCAGCCTGTCCATTCAAGAAGCTTGCAATCATTTTCGCGAACCATACAATTCTGAATCTAGCCAAGGAAGTAGAAACTCTTCACATTGTAGATTTTGGCATCCGTTACGGCTTTCAATGGCCTGCCCTTATTTATCGTTTATCAAAGCGACCTGGGGGGCCTCCTAAGCTGCGCTTGACAGGGATAGAACTCCCCCAACCTGGCTTCAGGCCTGCAGAGAGAGTCCAGGAGACAGGACTTCGCCTGGCAAGGTATTGTGAACGTTTTAATGTTCCGTTTGAGTTCAATGCTATTGCACAGAAATGGGAAACCATCAAAGTTGAGGACttgaagataaagaaaaatgaacTTCTTGTGGTGAATTCTGTTTGTCGGCTTAAAAATTTACTTGATGAGACAGTTGTGTTGAATAGTCCCAGGGATGCtgttttgaaattaattagGGACACAAATCCCAATATCTTTATACATACTACTGTCAATGGGAGCTACAATGCCCCATTCTTTGCGACACGGTTCAAGGAGGCTCTTTTCAATTACTCTACAATGTTTGATGTGCTTGACATCAATGTTGCTCGTGAAGATCAAACGAGGTTGATGTTTGAGAAAGAGTTCTGGGGGAGGGAAGTAATGAATATTATAGCCTGTGAAGGTTCTCAGAGGGTTGAGAGGCCAGAGACATACAGGAAATGGCAGGTTCGGAATACAAGGGCTGGATTTAGGCATCTGCCCTTGGATAAACATCTCATTAACAAGTTAAGATGCAAGTTGAAAGACGTGTATCATAGTGATTTCATGCTTGTTGAAGATGGAAACTGCATGCTGCAAGGATGGAAGGGCCGTATAATTTACGCTTCCTCCTGCTGGGTACCTGCATAG